A part of Dethiosulfovibrio salsuginis genomic DNA contains:
- a CDS encoding TolC family protein translates to MNMRKLSMLVLCLCLFSSPLSAEDFLTVEKALELAYDNNPVLMASLSKEEQARQQIAQVRASRLPQLGVSLAGQFSKDATTYAVLGPTGVPTGNVAAAGWQNAFQAALSLNWLLYSSGTVPNAIKAKELALKGVQAQSVRTGQAVENGVRKAYYSLQRARAKLLVAQEALDLAKEHLSQVESFYRYGVVAKNQVLRVQVDVSDGKLNVIKAENAVEVGWSALERAVGTALKDRYTLPESETSVSDRTVPEDPLSAAMIYRPELVALEYSRQSALSMAKSAAGTRGPQIGLQGQLKEVDNSFFPSDNDDWTVSISATWTFFDGGESLAKEREAKAAAQELVHSIEDLKKQISMEISSGKLNLESALQRIEVARDQVASAEEDYRMALKRYTANVGTNIDVLDARVSLSNAKTQLVDAVYDTYTARSDLEYAVGSSGKFILKSDS, encoded by the coding sequence ATGAATATGAGAAAACTATCCATGTTAGTGCTCTGTCTGTGCCTGTTTTCAAGTCCTCTGTCAGCGGAGGATTTCCTCACCGTCGAGAAGGCCCTGGAGTTGGCTTACGACAACAACCCCGTCCTAATGGCCTCTCTCTCGAAAGAGGAGCAGGCCAGACAGCAGATAGCCCAGGTTCGAGCGTCCAGACTGCCCCAGCTAGGGGTCTCTCTGGCGGGCCAATTCTCCAAAGACGCCACTACTTACGCCGTCTTAGGGCCCACAGGTGTTCCTACAGGGAATGTTGCCGCTGCGGGCTGGCAGAACGCTTTTCAGGCGGCCCTTAGCCTCAACTGGCTTCTCTACAGCAGCGGGACCGTCCCCAACGCCATAAAGGCCAAAGAGCTCGCGCTAAAGGGGGTTCAGGCCCAATCGGTCAGGACCGGTCAGGCTGTTGAGAACGGCGTCAGAAAGGCCTACTATTCCCTCCAGAGGGCCAGGGCCAAGCTTTTGGTCGCTCAGGAGGCCCTTGATCTGGCGAAAGAACACCTCTCCCAGGTCGAATCGTTCTATCGCTACGGTGTCGTGGCCAAAAATCAGGTGCTCAGGGTTCAAGTCGACGTCTCCGACGGAAAACTGAACGTTATAAAGGCTGAAAACGCTGTGGAGGTAGGTTGGAGTGCCCTTGAAAGGGCTGTGGGAACCGCTCTAAAGGATCGATATACCCTCCCCGAGTCGGAGACCTCCGTCTCCGATCGGACTGTCCCTGAGGACCCGCTCTCCGCAGCGATGATCTATAGACCTGAGCTGGTCGCTTTGGAGTATTCCAGACAGTCCGCCCTATCTATGGCTAAGTCAGCTGCCGGGACGAGAGGTCCTCAAATTGGGCTTCAGGGGCAGCTCAAAGAGGTGGATAATTCCTTTTTCCCCAGCGATAACGACGATTGGACGGTATCTATCTCCGCTACCTGGACCTTCTTCGACGGAGGAGAAAGTCTAGCCAAAGAGAGGGAGGCGAAGGCCGCCGCTCAGGAGCTCGTCCACTCCATAGAGGACCTCAAAAAACAGATTTCTATGGAAATTTCCTCCGGCAAACTGAACCTTGAGTCCGCTCTCCAGAGGATCGAGGTGGCCAGGGACCAGGTGGCCAGTGCGGAAGAGGACTATCGAATGGCACTTAAAAGATATACCGCCAACGTGGGTACCAACATAGACGTTTTGGACGCCAGGGTCTCCCTGTCGAACGCTAAAACCCAGCTGGTGGATGCCGTTTACGACACCTACACCGCTAGGTCCGACCTGGAGTACGCCGTAGGTTCTTCGGGGAAATTTATACTGAAATCCGATAGTTGA